The Balearica regulorum gibbericeps isolate bBalReg1 chromosome 5, bBalReg1.pri, whole genome shotgun sequence genome window below encodes:
- the DBX1 gene encoding homeobox protein DBX1: MKLKWRTLLNPIVGAVTFERASAGLTTIKPIVQEEGAERTPPGLLAGSLLNEVCKAEKQNQKQTNKQTSGPSPAPRTAPAMMFPSLIAPPAVYPSLLRPTPTLTLPQSLQSAFSSHSSFLVEDLIRISRPTSYLPRTAPPPSMSPPTSATRTDSGTPELASSTTSAGSRRICSPQTSSSDSTFLKFGVNAILSSAPRAETSSALLQSVPPKTFSFPYFEGSFQPFIRSSYFPAASAVVPIPGTFSWPLAARGKPRRGMLRRAVFSDVQRKALEKMFQKQKYISKPDRKKLAAKLGLKDSQVKIWFQNRRMKWRNSKERELLSSGGCREQTLPTKFNPHPDLSDVGKKCSGEDEEEEVPTVCPPSPRHPLTYHQSPEHLHLRDRLDSQMSPSPSHSSSPSKPSDFSDTEEEDEEGEEEEEEITVS, translated from the exons ATGAAGCTCAAGTGGAGAACTTTGTTGAACCCCATTGTTGGGGCTGTCACTTTTGAAAGAGCCTCAGCGGGGCTGACCACTATAAAACCCATCGTCcaggaggaaggggcagagagAACCCCGCCAGGCTTGCTAGCTGGATCTTTACTAAACGaggtttgcaaagcagaaaaacaaaaccaaaagcaaacaaacaaacaaacgagcggccccagcccagctccgcGGACGGCCCCTGCGATGATGTTCCCCAGCCTCATCGCTCCGCCGGCCGTCTACCCCAGCCTCCTGCGGCCGACTCCCACCCTCACCTTGCCTCAGTCGCTGCAGTCAGCTTTTTCCAGCCATTCCAGCTTCCTGGTGGAAGATTTGATCCGGATCAGCAGGCCTACCAGTTACCTGCCCAGGACTGCCCCCCCGCCCAGCATGTCCCCCCCGACTTCAGCGACCAGGACGGACTCGGGGACGCCGGAGCTCGCCAGCTCCACCACCTCCGCCGgctccaggaggatctgttcgCCACAGACTTCCAGCAGCGACTCCACTTTCCTGAAGTTTGGAGTCAACGCCATCCTCTCCTCCGCCCCCCGCGCCG aAACCTCCTCCGCGTTGCTTCAGAGCGTCCCTCCAAAGACTTTCTCCTTTCCGTACTTTGAAGGATCCTTCCAGCCCTTTATCAGATCTTCCTATTTCCCAG ctgcctctgccgTGGTCCCCATCCCCGGCACCTTCTCCTGGCCACTGGCCGCCCGTGGCAAGCCCCGCCGTGGCATGCTGCGCCGCGCCGTCTTCTCCGACGTGCAACGCAAGGCACTGGAGAAGATGTTCCAGAAGCAGAAGTACATCAGCAAACCCGATAGGAAGAAGCTGGCCGCCAAGCTGGGCCTCAAGGACTCACAG GTGAAAATCTGGTTCCAGAACAGGAGGATGAAGTGGAGGAACTCCAAAGAAAGAGAGCTCCTCTCTTCCGGTGGCTGCAGAGAACAGACCTTACCCACCAAGTTCAACCCTCACCCAGACCTCAGTGACGTAGGCAAGAAATGTTCAGGagaggacgaggaggaggaagttCCCACCGTGTGCCCACCCAGCCCCCGGCATCCCTTAACCTACCACCAGTCCCCAGAACATCTACACTTGAGGGACAGACTGGACTCCCAGATGTCTCCTTCTCCGTCCCATTCTAGCAGCCCCAGCAAACCTTCAGACTTctcagacacagaggaagaggatgaggaaggggaagaggaagaggaagagataaCAGTCTCTTAG